A DNA window from Methylocystis heyeri contains the following coding sequences:
- a CDS encoding AI-2E family transporter: MQNRSLLGVVLLAALLALGYLVVRPFWAPLAWAAILAYLTTPIYRRILRLLEGRPSLAASVATTLVLTLLLVPFLSLLLRLPRELSESYREISSAFDEPLVLPEALTHIPVLGPVLDETLTGFWNDPEVRKQQVKEWLEPWSREIASLVGGLGRSVAQLAVAVVALFFLYRDGESALGQIRRALHKIVGEMADKYFQAIGATTRAVVFGLLVSALAQGFLAGVGYQIFGIGAPILLGAATAVAAVIPFVGAVSIWAPVALWMLLSGRTGAGLALLAWGAVIVNPTDNILKPLLISGATDIPLALVFIGVMGGLMAFGLVGLFLGPLVLAVLLAIWREWLEEDRGADMGVDLEGK, translated from the coding sequence ATGCAAAATCGTTCACTTTTAGGCGTGGTTCTCCTCGCGGCCTTGCTCGCCCTCGGCTATCTGGTGGTCAGGCCCTTTTGGGCGCCCCTGGCCTGGGCCGCGATCCTCGCCTATTTGACCACTCCGATCTATCGGCGCATCCTGCGGCTGCTCGAAGGCCGGCCGTCCCTCGCGGCGAGCGTCGCGACGACCCTCGTGCTCACGCTCCTGCTGGTGCCGTTCCTGTCTCTCCTGCTGCGTCTGCCCCGGGAGCTCAGCGAGAGCTATCGTGAAATCTCTTCCGCCTTCGACGAGCCGCTCGTCCTGCCCGAGGCGCTCACGCACATTCCCGTTCTGGGGCCGGTTCTCGACGAGACGCTGACCGGCTTCTGGAACGATCCCGAAGTGCGAAAGCAGCAGGTGAAGGAGTGGCTGGAGCCCTGGAGCCGCGAAATCGCCTCGCTCGTCGGCGGATTGGGCCGCAGCGTCGCGCAACTCGCCGTCGCCGTCGTCGCGCTGTTCTTTCTCTACCGCGACGGCGAGTCGGCGCTGGGGCAGATTCGCCGGGCCCTGCACAAGATCGTGGGCGAGATGGCCGATAAATATTTTCAGGCGATCGGCGCCACCACCCGCGCCGTCGTTTTCGGCCTCCTCGTCAGCGCTCTCGCTCAAGGTTTCCTGGCCGGCGTCGGTTATCAGATTTTCGGGATCGGAGCCCCCATTCTACTGGGGGCGGCGACGGCCGTGGCTGCGGTGATTCCTTTCGTGGGCGCGGTGTCGATCTGGGCCCCCGTGGCGCTCTGGATGCTGCTCTCCGGACGGACCGGCGCCGGCCTCGCCCTGCTGGCGTGGGGCGCCGTCATCGTCAATCCGACCGATAATATATTGAAGCCGCTGCTGATCAGCGGCGCGACCGACATTCCGCTCGCTCTCGTCTTCATCGGGGTGATGGGCGGCTTGATGGCCTTCGGCCTCGTCGGCCTGTTTTTGGGGCCTCTCGTCCTGGCGGTGCTCCTCGCGATCTGGCGGGAGTGGCTGGAGGAAGATCGCGGGGCCGACATGGGAGTCGACCTGGAGGGAAAATGA
- a CDS encoding universal stress protein, which translates to MKPQLILVAADGSAGASRAVDTAAAFARKLDADLLIVTIAGSAWDREIDEAARSERDAGEAVELLANAALREARERAERAGAPRVRTWFGWGDAAEEIMGLIDREKPEMAILGRRGRGRLTGLLLGSVSQKLASLAPCLVTIVP; encoded by the coding sequence ATGAAACCGCAATTGATTCTGGTCGCGGCGGATGGTTCCGCGGGCGCAAGCCGCGCGGTCGATACGGCCGCCGCATTCGCAAGGAAACTCGACGCCGATCTTCTGATCGTGACGATCGCCGGAAGCGCCTGGGACCGCGAAATCGACGAAGCCGCCCGTTCCGAGAGGGACGCTGGAGAAGCTGTCGAATTGCTGGCGAACGCCGCCTTGCGTGAGGCGAGGGAACGAGCCGAGCGAGCGGGCGCGCCGAGGGTTCGGACCTGGTTCGGCTGGGGCGACGCCGCCGAGGAGATAATGGGACTCATCGACCGCGAGAAACCCGAAATGGCGATATTGGGCCGGCGAGGCCGCGGCAGGCTCACAGGTCTCTTGCTTGGAAGCGTTTCCCAAAAACTGGCGTCGCTGGCGCCGTGCCTCGTGACCATCGTGCCGTAA
- the pgi gene encoding glucose-6-phosphate isomerase: MPQTAVASALKALDVHASTLAPAHVRNFFAQDPDRFQNFSVSLDDFLFDFSKHKITGETLRLLAALAEARDLPSRRAALFAGEAVNNTEGRAAMHMALRDLSGRPLPVQGVDMRREIEAEREKVFAFARAVREGKLTGAGGLPFTDVVNIGIGGSDLGPAMAARALSPYAKGGPRAHFVANVDGADLSDTLARLDLSRTLFIVSSKTFTTQETMANAASARARVVAALGEAAVGLHFAAVSTRLDKVAQFGIEPSRVFGFWDWVGGRYSLWSAIGLALAIAVGPENFTDFLRGGHDVDIHFQEAPLDKNIPALMGLLGVWHRNMLGRAAHAVIPYDQRLARFPAYLQQLDMESNGKSVTRDGALVAGATGPIVFGEPGTNGQHAFFQLLHQGTDVTPIDFLLAAEPIDADAHHHALLFSNCLAQSEAFMRGRTLEEAKTLLRKEGRSEADVERLAPHKVFSGDRPSSTLLYRRLDPRTLGRLVALYEHKVFVQSVIWDINPFDQWGVELGKELASRLAPIVEDDKASTAALDGSTAGLIDWRRSHQG; the protein is encoded by the coding sequence ATGCCGCAGACCGCCGTCGCCTCCGCCCTCAAAGCTCTCGACGTCCACGCCAGCACTCTGGCGCCGGCGCATGTGCGGAATTTTTTTGCGCAGGACCCTGATCGCTTTCAAAATTTTTCGGTCTCGCTGGACGATTTTCTGTTCGATTTCTCGAAACACAAGATCACCGGGGAAACTCTGAGACTTCTTGCGGCGCTGGCGGAGGCGCGCGACCTCCCCTCGCGCCGGGCGGCGCTCTTTGCCGGCGAAGCCGTCAACAACACCGAAGGGCGCGCGGCCATGCACATGGCGCTGCGCGACCTCTCCGGCCGCCCCCTGCCGGTGCAGGGGGTCGACATGCGGCGCGAAATCGAAGCCGAACGCGAGAAAGTTTTCGCCTTTGCCCGCGCCGTCCGCGAGGGAAAGCTGACCGGCGCCGGGGGCCTGCCTTTCACCGATGTGGTGAATATCGGCATCGGCGGGTCCGACCTCGGCCCGGCGATGGCGGCGCGGGCGCTTTCGCCTTACGCCAAAGGCGGGCCGCGCGCGCATTTCGTCGCCAATGTCGACGGCGCCGATCTGTCCGACACGCTGGCGAGGCTCGATCTTTCGCGCACGCTCTTCATCGTGTCGTCGAAGACCTTCACCACCCAGGAAACCATGGCCAACGCCGCGAGCGCGCGCGCCCGGGTGGTCGCGGCTTTGGGCGAAGCCGCCGTCGGGCTTCACTTCGCCGCGGTCTCCACCCGGCTCGACAAGGTGGCGCAATTCGGCATCGAGCCGTCGCGCGTTTTCGGCTTCTGGGATTGGGTGGGCGGCCGTTATTCGCTGTGGTCGGCGATCGGCCTTGCGCTCGCCATCGCCGTTGGGCCGGAGAATTTCACCGACTTCCTGCGCGGCGGCCATGACGTCGACATTCACTTCCAGGAAGCGCCGCTGGATAAGAACATCCCGGCGCTGATGGGCCTGCTCGGGGTCTGGCATCGCAACATGCTCGGCCGCGCCGCCCACGCGGTCATCCCCTACGACCAGAGGCTCGCGCGTTTCCCGGCCTATCTGCAGCAGCTCGACATGGAATCGAACGGCAAATCCGTCACCCGCGACGGCGCTCTGGTCGCCGGCGCGACCGGACCGATCGTGTTCGGCGAGCCCGGCACCAACGGCCAGCACGCGTTTTTCCAGCTCCTGCATCAGGGCACCGACGTCACGCCGATCGACTTCCTGCTCGCGGCCGAGCCGATCGACGCCGACGCGCATCATCACGCCCTGCTTTTTTCCAACTGCCTCGCGCAAAGCGAAGCTTTTATGCGCGGGCGGACTCTGGAGGAGGCCAAAACGCTGTTGCGCAAGGAGGGACGCAGCGAAGCCGATGTCGAGCGCCTTGCGCCGCATAAGGTGTTTTCGGGCGACCGCCCCTCGAGCACGCTATTGTACCGGCGGCTCGATCCGCGCACGCTGGGCCGGCTCGTGGCGCTCTATGAGCACAAGGTCTTCGTCCAATCGGTGATCTGGGACATCAACCCCTTCGACCAGTGGGGCGTCGAGCTCGGCAAGGAGCTGGCGAGCCGCCTCGCCCCCATCGTCGAGGACGACAAGGCCTCGACCGCGGCGCTCGACGGCTCGACCGCAGGCCTGATCGACTGGCGGCGGAGTCATCAGGGGTAA
- a CDS encoding DMT family transporter, translating into MDWVILIIGSLCEVGWLVAMKYADGFSRIWPLAAMGFFMVASIGCLALAVKTIPAGTAYAVWTGGSVAAVTIVGVYVFGEPATTWRLACIFFIFVGVTGLRFGSSH; encoded by the coding sequence ATGGATTGGGTGATTTTGATCATCGGCAGCCTGTGCGAAGTCGGCTGGCTGGTCGCGATGAAATATGCCGACGGCTTTTCCCGCATCTGGCCCCTGGCGGCGATGGGGTTTTTCATGGTCGCGAGCATCGGCTGCCTCGCGCTTGCGGTGAAGACCATTCCCGCCGGCACCGCCTATGCCGTGTGGACGGGAGGAAGCGTCGCCGCCGTCACGATCGTGGGCGTTTACGTATTCGGCGAGCCGGCGACCACATGGCGTTTGGCCTGCATCTTCTTCATCTTCGTCGGCGTTACCGGCTTGCGCTTCGGCTCGAGCCACTGA
- a CDS encoding di-heme-cytochrome C peroxidase yields MYNKPYSSRRRVAAAILSICCAAGFSPRAFAEPVKFADQGPHWNSISRKEFYSRDQGARLMPFSWFKALKRADGTGFLDDGLSRYGYLPNPDSPIPGLPVGFLAALDNEGGATLSITCAACHTRQIEIDGAPLRVDGGPGIVDLGSLFNDLDGAYDALLKDDAAFKPFAVSVLGGSPSEEAVKKLKGEVQAWYFPFHKIMFAGVPKPPATIWGPARLDAVGMIFNRVAGLDIGPAPNRVIEGNLAAADAPVRYPFLWNAAIQDMTQWPGFAQNGDDITGLGRNVGEVYGVFGIFHPTPTGDPLVPLDYLKDSSLNFPGLLRLETLIKQMEAPKFPGPIDRKLADKGKEIFDRPAKEGGCGPGCHQEIKGEPRLCNQNTWKTPVQNVETDARENLRLGRSGDTGVLKGQIVPQPPFNELQATDSMANILSVAVVGSIAQGPLHFGPMQFLPLVEECLRNEPISPPEKLEFFKQFLGSQLKGALNAIFRFEEVARPAYEARVMRGIWATAPYLHNGSVPSLAELLKPPAQRVASFKIGPAYDLANVGLAREQTKFDSYVYETTADCGGEKPDASGNSRCGHNFGTALPDEEKKALLEYLKSL; encoded by the coding sequence GTGTATAATAAGCCATACTCTTCGCGGCGCCGTGTCGCCGCCGCGATCCTGTCGATCTGTTGCGCGGCCGGCTTTTCGCCCCGCGCTTTTGCAGAGCCGGTGAAATTCGCCGATCAGGGCCCGCATTGGAATTCCATCAGCCGCAAGGAGTTCTACAGCCGCGACCAGGGCGCGAGGCTGATGCCCTTCTCCTGGTTCAAGGCCTTGAAGCGCGCCGACGGGACCGGCTTCCTCGACGATGGCCTGTCCCGCTACGGCTATCTGCCCAATCCGGACAGCCCGATACCGGGCCTGCCGGTCGGCTTTCTCGCCGCGCTGGACAATGAGGGCGGCGCGACGCTCTCCATCACATGCGCCGCCTGCCATACGAGGCAGATCGAAATCGACGGCGCGCCGCTGCGCGTCGACGGCGGTCCCGGCATCGTCGATCTCGGCAGTCTCTTCAACGATCTCGACGGCGCCTATGACGCCCTCCTGAAGGACGACGCCGCCTTCAAGCCTTTCGCCGTTTCGGTGCTGGGCGGCTCGCCCTCCGAGGAGGCGGTGAAGAAGCTGAAAGGGGAAGTCCAGGCCTGGTATTTCCCTTTCCATAAAATCATGTTCGCCGGCGTGCCCAAGCCTCCCGCGACGATCTGGGGGCCGGCGCGGCTCGACGCCGTCGGCATGATCTTCAACCGGGTCGCCGGCCTCGACATCGGTCCGGCGCCCAACCGCGTCATCGAGGGCAATCTCGCTGCGGCCGATGCGCCGGTGCGCTACCCCTTCCTTTGGAACGCCGCCATTCAGGATATGACCCAATGGCCGGGATTCGCCCAGAACGGCGACGACATCACGGGCCTCGGGCGCAATGTCGGCGAGGTCTACGGGGTATTCGGCATTTTCCATCCGACCCCCACCGGCGATCCGCTCGTTCCTCTCGATTACCTCAAGGATTCATCGCTCAACTTCCCGGGCCTGCTGCGGCTCGAGACCTTGATCAAACAGATGGAGGCGCCGAAGTTCCCGGGGCCGATCGACCGCAAGCTCGCCGATAAGGGCAAGGAGATTTTCGACCGCCCCGCCAAGGAAGGCGGCTGCGGGCCGGGATGCCATCAGGAAATCAAAGGCGAACCGCGTCTTTGCAACCAGAACACCTGGAAGACTCCGGTCCAGAACGTCGAGACCGACGCGCGGGAGAATCTGCGCCTCGGCCGCTCCGGCGACACCGGGGTTCTCAAGGGACAGATCGTCCCGCAGCCGCCGTTCAACGAGCTGCAGGCGACCGACAGCATGGCCAATATCCTCAGCGTCGCCGTCGTGGGCTCGATCGCGCAGGGGCCGCTTCACTTCGGCCCGATGCAGTTCCTGCCGCTGGTGGAGGAATGCCTGCGCAACGAACCCATCAGCCCGCCCGAGAAGCTCGAATTCTTCAAACAGTTCCTCGGCTCCCAGCTCAAGGGCGCCCTGAACGCCATATTCAGGTTCGAGGAAGTCGCGCGCCCCGCCTATGAGGCGCGGGTCATGCGCGGGATCTGGGCGACCGCGCCCTATCTCCACAACGGCTCGGTTCCGTCTCTCGCCGAACTGCTCAAGCCTCCGGCGCAGCGGGTCGCGAGCTTCAAGATCGGTCCCGCCTATGATCTCGCCAATGTCGGCCTCGCCAGAGAGCAGACCAAATTCGACTCTTACGTCTATGAGACGACGGCCGACTGCGGCGGCGAAAAGCCCGACGCCTCGGGCAACAGCCGCTGCGGACACAATTTCGGCACGGCCCTTCCGGACGAAGAGAAGAAAGCGCTGCTCGAATATCTGAAGTCGCTCTGA
- a CDS encoding HAD-IC family P-type ATPase: MDRGAAEQPIEARWHCLSAEESLRRQGSSPEGLTSMQAEEALARYGPNRISVSEAFSPLTIFLAQFKSVLVWVLVAASVVSGALGDAEDSAAILAIVLLNALVGFYQEYSAEKSIAALKRMTAPRARVWRDGAATTISATRIAPGDVIEFEAGDLIAADARLLGASLLACAESALTGEAEAVRKQVGALENPDLPVGDRINMVFMGTSVVAGSGRAVVVATGMRTELGRIAALIREAGEDQETPLQQKLDRFGRTLLWATLGIVALLFGLGLLRGEPIVDLFMTSVSLAVAALPESLPAVATAALSLGVMRMSRRRALVRRLASVETLGSTNVICTDKTGTLTLGAMSARTLFLANRSYEMEDDGRRPSGAIRSNGVVVDPERDPPLRRMAEILVGCNNAHLEVTADGCTVVGDPTEGALLRAGLKAGADRRALDQACPQIQEIPFDSDRKLHSVLRRLQDGRVRALAKGAPEALLARCSQILTGDGVVKLTEEEREYLLDRNAASAGEGFRVLACAFRDLEDAPAQTGAEEIERDLVFVGFCGLRDPPRPEVKGAIAKCRSAGIRIVMITGDHPRTAVAIGAELGLGDEGGVLTGAELDSFGDDALAARVVDISVYARVSAAHKLRVVRAWQANGAVVAMTGDGVNDAPAIKGADIGLAMGMTGSEVTKQASDMVIADDNFATIVDAVEEGRGIFENIRNTLQYLLACNASELMLMTICIVGGLPSPLLPIHLLWINLITDGPPALCLAADRADPGAMNRPPRHRSESLTDRSFLETMLFTAVLLSAVSFLLFLYGLETGGLEQGRSYAFTSMVFSQLLLALGARNGTTPIWRRNPLSNPYLLAVVGGSILLQMASHQNASFAHILQAKELSLGEEIRLLAAAASPLVLLELIKSASRAFAPKGPRAGGAERFWMSFGTALVVAAAAAGAWLQWPQGQGSSARFVTGAVERSSLSRMIVGSGAALQPRKMETFAPAPGMARFKGCEIGSKVAEGQLCGSVGRRPYSAAVVRLEASLAKTRAEEARAEARQARAQKALERARAAGVRQKTLLAERTYQSALAASRRIAAAMARQEKALNEAEGDLARAEIRAPMAGIVSGRAAQGAAVERDGPPLLVVEREGPPEIGVAVGLDDIQAVKIGDRAFVDVGGETLAAQVTSVLRTQSRIVVAVRDPERRLAPGVAPTVRIEVEHRDNVLVAPNEAVRYAQEKCRRRGMEGCASRLWVLRDGYASAASVQLGLSDDKRTEIVGGDLKAADVLILGERDRPRP; this comes from the coding sequence ATGGATCGGGGAGCGGCCGAACAGCCCATCGAGGCGCGCTGGCATTGCTTGTCGGCCGAGGAAAGCCTGCGGCGCCAGGGTTCTTCCCCGGAAGGCCTCACGTCGATGCAGGCCGAAGAGGCGCTTGCCCGATATGGACCGAACCGGATTTCTGTTTCCGAAGCGTTCAGTCCCCTGACGATCTTTCTGGCTCAATTCAAAAGCGTTTTGGTATGGGTCCTCGTCGCCGCCAGCGTCGTTTCCGGCGCGCTCGGCGACGCCGAGGATTCGGCCGCCATTCTCGCGATCGTGCTTCTGAACGCCCTGGTTGGTTTTTATCAGGAATATAGCGCCGAAAAGTCGATTGCGGCGCTAAAGCGAATGACGGCGCCGAGGGCCAGAGTTTGGCGGGACGGCGCGGCGACGACCATCTCCGCGACGAGAATCGCGCCCGGGGATGTCATCGAATTCGAAGCGGGCGATCTCATCGCCGCCGACGCCCGGCTGCTCGGCGCCTCTTTGCTCGCCTGCGCCGAGTCCGCCCTCACCGGCGAAGCGGAAGCCGTTCGCAAACAAGTCGGGGCTCTGGAAAATCCGGATCTCCCCGTGGGAGACCGGATCAACATGGTCTTCATGGGAACGAGCGTCGTCGCCGGCTCGGGGCGCGCGGTCGTGGTCGCCACCGGAATGCGCACCGAGCTCGGGCGCATCGCCGCGCTGATCCGGGAGGCCGGCGAAGACCAGGAAACCCCGCTCCAACAGAAGCTCGATCGGTTCGGCAGGACTTTGCTCTGGGCGACGCTCGGAATCGTGGCGCTGCTCTTTGGATTGGGACTGCTGCGCGGAGAACCCATCGTCGATTTGTTCATGACCTCGGTCAGCCTCGCCGTCGCAGCATTGCCCGAGAGCTTACCCGCGGTCGCCACCGCGGCGCTGTCTCTCGGCGTGATGCGCATGTCGCGCCGGCGCGCGCTGGTGCGCCGCCTCGCTTCGGTGGAGACGCTCGGCTCCACCAATGTCATCTGCACCGACAAGACCGGCACGCTGACCTTGGGCGCCATGTCGGCCAGGACCCTGTTCCTCGCCAATCGAAGCTATGAGATGGAGGACGACGGCCGCCGACCCAGCGGCGCGATCCGTTCCAACGGCGTTGTTGTCGATCCGGAGCGCGACCCGCCCCTGAGGCGGATGGCGGAGATCCTGGTCGGCTGCAACAATGCGCATCTCGAGGTCACGGCGGATGGTTGCACGGTCGTCGGCGATCCGACCGAGGGCGCCTTGTTGCGCGCAGGCCTGAAGGCGGGCGCCGATCGCCGCGCGCTGGACCAGGCCTGTCCGCAGATCCAGGAAATCCCGTTCGATTCCGATCGCAAGCTTCATTCGGTCCTGCGCAGGCTGCAGGACGGGCGCGTGCGAGCGCTAGCCAAGGGCGCCCCGGAAGCGCTGCTGGCGCGGTGCTCGCAAATTCTGACGGGCGACGGCGTCGTAAAGCTGACGGAAGAGGAGCGGGAATATCTCCTTGATCGCAACGCCGCCTCGGCCGGCGAGGGGTTCCGAGTCCTCGCTTGCGCCTTTCGCGACCTGGAGGACGCGCCTGCGCAGACAGGCGCCGAAGAGATCGAGCGCGATTTGGTTTTCGTTGGCTTTTGCGGGCTGCGCGATCCGCCGCGGCCGGAGGTGAAAGGGGCGATCGCCAAATGCCGCAGCGCGGGCATTCGCATCGTCATGATCACCGGAGACCATCCGCGCACGGCCGTCGCCATCGGCGCGGAGCTCGGACTCGGCGACGAAGGCGGCGTCTTGACCGGCGCCGAGCTCGACTCTTTTGGCGACGACGCGCTCGCCGCGCGCGTGGTCGACATCTCGGTTTATGCGCGGGTGAGCGCTGCGCATAAATTGCGCGTTGTCCGAGCTTGGCAGGCGAATGGCGCGGTTGTGGCCATGACCGGCGACGGCGTGAACGACGCGCCGGCGATCAAGGGCGCGGATATCGGCCTCGCCATGGGAATGACCGGGAGCGAGGTCACGAAGCAGGCCTCGGACATGGTCATCGCCGACGATAATTTCGCGACCATCGTGGACGCCGTCGAAGAGGGCCGCGGCATTTTCGAGAATATCAGGAACACATTGCAATATTTGCTCGCCTGCAACGCCAGCGAGCTGATGCTTATGACGATCTGCATCGTCGGCGGTCTGCCGTCGCCCCTGCTTCCAATTCATCTGTTGTGGATCAATCTCATCACCGACGGCCCTCCCGCGCTCTGTCTCGCCGCCGACCGCGCCGATCCGGGCGCCATGAACCGGCCCCCACGACATCGCAGCGAGTCGCTGACCGACAGGAGCTTTCTCGAAACGATGCTGTTCACCGCCGTGCTTTTGTCGGCGGTTTCCTTCTTGCTCTTTCTCTATGGGTTGGAAACGGGAGGCCTGGAGCAGGGACGCTCTTACGCCTTCACGTCGATGGTGTTCTCGCAATTGCTTCTCGCGCTCGGCGCCCGCAACGGAACGACGCCGATCTGGCGGCGCAATCCGCTGTCGAACCCCTATCTGCTCGCCGTTGTAGGCGGCTCGATCCTGCTGCAAATGGCCAGCCATCAGAATGCTTCCTTCGCCCATATCCTCCAGGCGAAAGAACTCTCCCTTGGCGAGGAGATCCGCCTTCTTGCCGCTGCAGCTTCGCCGTTGGTTTTGTTGGAGCTGATCAAGTCGGCGTCGCGCGCCTTCGCGCCCAAGGGCCCCCGAGCTGGGGGGGCCGAAAGATTCTGGATGAGCTTTGGCACGGCGTTGGTTGTTGCGGCGGCGGCCGCCGGCGCATGGCTGCAATGGCCGCAAGGGCAAGGGTCGTCTGCGCGCTTTGTGACTGGGGCGGTTGAGCGCAGCTCGCTCAGCCGCATGATCGTCGGGTCTGGCGCGGCGCTCCAGCCTCGAAAGATGGAGACGTTCGCCCCCGCGCCCGGCATGGCGCGCTTCAAGGGTTGCGAAATCGGAAGCAAGGTCGCCGAAGGCCAGCTCTGCGGTTCCGTCGGGCGACGCCCCTATAGCGCCGCGGTAGTGCGGCTCGAGGCTTCGCTGGCGAAAACGCGCGCCGAGGAGGCCAGAGCCGAGGCCCGGCAGGCCCGCGCGCAAAAGGCGCTCGAGCGGGCTCGCGCCGCCGGCGTTCGCCAAAAGACGCTTCTGGCGGAAAGAACCTATCAATCCGCTCTCGCCGCGTCGCGCCGCATTGCGGCGGCGATGGCGCGCCAGGAGAAGGCTTTGAACGAAGCCGAGGGCGATCTCGCGCGGGCGGAGATTCGGGCGCCCATGGCCGGAATCGTATCGGGAAGGGCCGCACAAGGAGCGGCGGTCGAGAGGGACGGTCCTCCGCTGCTTGTCGTAGAGCGCGAGGGACCGCCCGAAATCGGGGTTGCGGTCGGGCTGGACGACATCCAGGCGGTAAAAATCGGCGATCGCGCTTTCGTCGACGTCGGGGGTGAAACATTGGCTGCGCAAGTAACGTCGGTTCTCAGGACACAAAGCCGCATTGTGGTCGCTGTAAGAGATCCCGAGAGGCGCCTGGCGCCTGGCGTGGCGCCCACTGTTCGGATCGAAGTCGAACATCGAGACAATGTGCTTGTCGCGCCGAACGAGGCCGTTCGCTACGCGCAAGAGAAATGCCGGCGCAGGGGCATGGAGGGATGCGCGTCGCGGCTTTGGGTGTTGCGCGATGGCTATGCCTCCGCCGCATCCGTCCAACTGGGTTTGAGCGACGACAAGCGCACCGAGATAGTCGGCGGCGATCTGAAGGCGGCAGACGTTCTCATTCTCGGAGAACGAGACCGGCCGAGGCCTTAA
- a CDS encoding glucan biosynthesis protein, with product MTHITRRKLLGAMAAIGAPQAALQLGSANQALAQNGRPSLAVAMKPPRFGFDNVLGRARELAGAPFEDAPQRLPDAFDNLEYDSWRDIRFRPDRALLVGGGGAFRLETFHLGFLYRRPVTVNLIRDGLPAPIPYSPNLFDYGRVKPEKDPPVNLGFAGFRLHYPLNDPHVSDELISFLGASYFRFLGREQKYGLSARALCVEAGTEKESFPFFREFWVETPTPGSNRATIYALLDSEAVTGAFRFDVTPGQDSTVDVQATLFPRREGVKLGFAPLTSMFLTGENDQRIRDNFRAELHDSDGLLIETGAGEWLWRPLSNPTAPRITSFLDKDNKGFGLMQRDRTWESYQDLELGYESRPSYFVEPLGPWGEGRVELIELATRDETNDNIVASWTPTTPPEPQKPFSYAYRITACLDQSRLSPNGRVVNTFRAPPQALGSSEKVVQNSRRFLVDFAGGDMAYYVGDPSQVEVVATASNGKVLRTSVAANPHIDGLRALFDVSVVSGQTADLRLFLRAGSRTLTETWTYPWTSP from the coding sequence ATGACGCACATCACCCGCCGCAAGCTGCTCGGCGCCATGGCGGCGATAGGCGCGCCTCAAGCCGCGCTGCAATTGGGCTCGGCGAATCAGGCCTTGGCCCAGAACGGGCGTCCCTCGCTCGCCGTAGCGATGAAGCCGCCGCGATTCGGTTTCGACAATGTGCTCGGCCGGGCGCGCGAACTCGCCGGCGCGCCCTTCGAGGACGCGCCGCAGCGCCTGCCCGACGCTTTCGACAATCTCGAATACGACAGCTGGCGCGACATCAGATTCAGGCCGGACCGCGCTCTGCTCGTGGGCGGCGGCGGCGCTTTCCGGCTGGAGACCTTCCATCTCGGCTTCCTCTACCGGCGCCCCGTGACGGTCAATCTGATCCGCGACGGGCTGCCCGCGCCGATCCCCTATTCGCCGAACCTGTTCGACTACGGCAGGGTGAAGCCGGAGAAAGACCCTCCGGTCAATCTGGGTTTCGCGGGCTTCCGCCTGCATTATCCGCTCAACGATCCCCATGTGAGCGACGAGCTGATCTCCTTCCTCGGGGCGAGCTACTTCCGCTTCCTCGGACGGGAGCAGAAATACGGGCTTTCCGCTCGCGCCCTTTGCGTCGAGGCCGGCACGGAAAAGGAGAGCTTTCCCTTCTTCCGCGAGTTCTGGGTCGAGACCCCCACGCCGGGCTCCAACCGCGCGACGATCTACGCCCTGCTCGACAGCGAGGCGGTCACCGGCGCTTTCCGCTTCGACGTCACGCCGGGACAGGACAGCACGGTGGACGTCCAGGCGACCCTGTTCCCGCGGCGCGAGGGCGTGAAATTGGGCTTCGCTCCCCTGACCTCGATGTTCCTCACCGGCGAGAACGACCAGCGCATCAGGGATAATTTCCGAGCCGAGCTGCATGATTCCGACGGCCTGCTGATCGAAACCGGCGCCGGCGAATGGTTGTGGCGCCCGCTCAGCAATCCGACCGCGCCGCGCATCACATCCTTCCTCGACAAGGACAACAAGGGCTTCGGCCTGATGCAGCGCGACCGCACCTGGGAGTCCTATCAGGATCTGGAGCTCGGTTATGAATCGCGCCCCAGCTATTTCGTCGAGCCGCTGGGCCCCTGGGGAGAGGGCCGCGTCGAGCTGATCGAGCTTGCGACCCGGGACGAGACCAACGACAATATCGTCGCGAGCTGGACGCCCACGACTCCCCCCGAGCCGCAGAAGCCTTTCTCCTACGCCTATCGGATAACAGCCTGTCTCGATCAGTCGCGGCTGTCGCCCAACGGCCGGGTGGTGAACACCTTCCGCGCGCCGCCCCAGGCGCTGGGCTCGTCCGAGAAAGTGGTGCAGAATTCGCGGCGTTTCCTGGTCGATTTCGCCGGCGGCGACATGGCCTATTATGTCGGCGATCCGAGTCAAGTCGAGGTGGTGGCCACAGCCAGCAACGGCAAGGTGCTGCGCACCAGCGTCGCCGCCAATCCGCATATCGACGGATTGCGCGCGCTGTTCGACGTTTCTGTGGTGTCGGGCCAGACCGCCGACCTGCGGCTGTTTTTGCGCGCGGGAAGCCGGACGCTGACCGAGACCTGGACCTATCCCTGGACCTCGCCCTGA